CATCTTCATCCGTTTGAAATTGCTTTACTCCACATAATTTAGGCTCTCTTATAATTAATCCTGTTTCTTCATATATCTCACGAATAACTGCTTGAACAAATGATTCTTCTTTTTCTACATGTCCTCCTGGAAAAGTAAGTCCACGCCAATCTTTTTTAACTCTGTCTTGAAGTAATATTTTATTATCATCATAAACCATACATAAAACTGTCACTATCGCTTTTTCACATTTACTCATTTTTATCTCCTTATTAAAGTAAATTAAATTCTAAAGTAAACAATGATTTACCAATGCACACTATCTCTTCTTTTACACCATTAAGATTAGCATAATCTATGATAATCTTTTTACACTGCTTACAAATATAAGAATTCACTACGACAAACATTACCGCTTTTTCTCCTAGCAATACCTCACCTGCTTTAGGATGGTAAGATACTTTATATGGTTGTTTCACCCATAAAAGATACCTTCCTCCTTCTAAAATGCCTACTTCCATTTCACCATTACAATAGGACATTTCATAGATTTCATCTCCATTCGAGTTTCTTTGTAATTAAATATGACATGTTGCATTTAATTACATCATTACTTATTAATATTTATAGGTGTAGACCTCTTTGGAGCTTTTGTATACCCATTAAGATAATCAGGTAACCTTTCCTCTATACTACAACTATCTAGGGAATACCATGTTACTTTTTCAATAATATCACGCATACTTTTAACATTAAAGACCTTCGCATCTATAAAATCTTCTATTTCAGTATATTTATATGCTTATGAACCA
The Xylanivirga thermophila genome window above contains:
- a CDS encoding 8-oxo-dGTP diphosphatase; its protein translation is MSKCEKAIVTVLCMVYDDNKILLQDRVKKDWRGLTFPGGHVEKEESFVQAVIREIYEETGLIIREPKLCGVKQFQTDEDERYIVLLFKTDKFEGTLISSDEGEMKWIDRNSLNDCTLVNDFMDLLKVFDSDCYSEFMYERNKSGDDWLIRLY
- a CDS encoding PF20097 family protein, which encodes MSYCNGEMEVGILEGGRYLLWVKQPYKVSYHPKAGEVLLGEKAVMFVVVNSYICKQCKKIIIDYANLNGVKEEIVCIGKSLFTLEFNLL